A DNA window from Candidatus Neomarinimicrobiota bacterium contains the following coding sequences:
- a CDS encoding T9SS type A sorting domain-containing protein, with the protein MTKKDFKAYIGCHSIMIRLKANNLVKSIRYLGILGILSFGWGDIIITEIADPNDNSSARYIEIHNSGASSVTLTNYYIIRWTNTNAGATANINLSSYSLAAGEFLIFAVNNTTLNSTFSAGATTVVDVSAGGPADSNGDDNHAIVTEAAGQTFSHTDANTYDIVDMFGVVGEDGSGKWHEFEDGRAERVSTATSASGATASSSDWNCFSDSETWLAGVDQNAGNSLVATTTAFTDNGFDPGSWDGYRSVTISGNSGFRMMSSPVAGQIYSDLLSELWTQGMTSADVTSGDANVWTYDGSSWSALSDITGSGGGSSLTAGQGFLVYVFADTDNDGTDDLPATLSVSGTENSSSATVPSSGSIADAAWELAGNPYAQTIDWDDVTQAAVTTSCYVWDDATSAYITWNGSAGSLTDGLIAPYQGFWVKGSGGSGSLTIATADKSNSSGSFYRTAQTYSATFTATSATKTQTFYLSFNEGGDVGMDNYDAHKLMPLDMTPRLVGTTFADDGSALAVNNLPLDLTGTTVIDMDILSLNVLGDIFETEVEEVTLTWDLSNVPTGLSFTVTNTETQETVHLADSDEYSFLTQEKGSVVYGSSGVNSYPMVGSPVLSLSINTLTQSVDTGVVPTAFELHPVYPNPFNPSAAIRFDVPAVEDAIMHSLQMRVFNINGQLVETLINEQMQPGTHKIKWNPVNISSGIYMVQMKAGEKTFNQKITFIK; encoded by the coding sequence TTGACTAAAAAAGATTTTAAGGCGTATATTGGTTGCCATAGTATTATGATAAGGCTCAAAGCAAATAATTTAGTTAAATCAATTCGTTATTTAGGTATATTGGGAATTTTAAGCTTTGGGTGGGGCGATATAATTATTACTGAAATTGCAGACCCAAACGATAATTCGTCTGCTAGATATATTGAAATTCATAATTCGGGGGCCTCATCAGTTACGCTTACAAATTATTATATCATAAGATGGACAAACACAAACGCTGGAGCTACAGCAAATATTAACTTAAGTAGTTATTCGCTGGCGGCGGGAGAATTTCTAATTTTTGCTGTAAATAATACAACGCTTAATTCAACCTTTAGCGCTGGGGCGACGACCGTTGTAGATGTTTCAGCCGGCGGACCCGCCGATTCAAATGGAGATGATAATCATGCCATAGTCACAGAGGCGGCGGGACAAACATTTTCTCACACCGATGCAAACACCTATGACATTGTTGATATGTTTGGTGTTGTTGGAGAAGATGGAAGTGGAAAATGGCACGAATTTGAAGATGGTCGCGCAGAGCGGGTGTCGACGGCAACATCGGCTAGTGGCGCAACTGCTAGCTCTTCCGACTGGAACTGTTTCAGCGATAGCGAAACCTGGCTTGCTGGGGTTGATCAAAATGCTGGTAATTCCCTTGTTGCCACTACTACTGCATTTACAGATAACGGTTTTGACCCTGGCTCGTGGGATGGGTATCGAAGTGTTACCATTTCCGGCAATTCCGGTTTCCGCATGATGAGCAGCCCAGTGGCCGGCCAAATTTACAGCGATTTGCTTTCTGAACTTTGGACCCAAGGGATGACAAGCGCAGACGTCACCAGCGGAGATGCCAATGTGTGGACTTACGATGGGTCGAGCTGGTCTGCCTTGAGCGATATAACAGGGTCTGGTGGTGGATCCAGCCTTACAGCGGGACAAGGATTTTTGGTGTATGTGTTTGCTGATACAGACAATGATGGTACAGATGATTTACCCGCAACTTTAAGTGTCAGTGGAACAGAGAACAGCAGTAGTGCCACCGTGCCAAGTTCCGGTTCCATCGCTGATGCTGCGTGGGAACTTGCGGGAAATCCCTATGCACAGACTATTGATTGGGATGATGTAACCCAAGCTGCCGTTACAACATCGTGCTATGTGTGGGACGATGCAACCTCTGCCTATATAACCTGGAACGGTTCGGCGGGTTCCTTAACAGACGGACTAATTGCGCCCTATCAAGGATTTTGGGTAAAAGGCTCGGGCGGTTCGGGGTCTTTAACGATTGCCACGGCGGACAAATCTAATTCTTCAGGCTCTTTTTATAGAACCGCTCAAACCTACAGCGCAACTTTCACGGCAACATCAGCGACAAAAACTCAAACGTTTTATCTTTCTTTCAATGAGGGGGGCGATGTAGGAATGGATAACTATGATGCCCATAAACTCATGCCTTTAGATATGACCCCAAGATTGGTGGGAACGACCTTTGCCGACGATGGCAGTGCGCTTGCCGTTAACAACCTTCCACTAGATCTAACGGGTACAACAGTAATTGATATGGATATACTGTCGCTTAATGTATTGGGCGACATATTTGAGACAGAAGTAGAAGAAGTAACCCTAACGTGGGATTTAAGCAATGTTCCAACCGGTCTCAGTTTTACCGTAACCAACACAGAAACCCAAGAGACGGTTCATTTGGCAGATAGTGATGAATATAGTTTTCTTACCCAAGAAAAAGGTTCTGTTGTTTACGGATCTTCCGGCGTCAATAGCTATCCCATGGTTGGGTCCCCGGTTTTGTCTCTTTCTATAAACACCTTAACCCAGAGTGTGGATACAGGCGTGGTTCCAACAGCGTTTGAACTTCACCCGGTTTATCCGAATCCATTTAATCCGAGCGCCGCCATACGATTTGATGTTCCCGCAGTAGAGGATGCAATAATGCATTCCCTACAAATGCGGGTTTTCAACATCAATGGTCAATTGGTGGAAACGCTTATCAACGAACAGATGCAACCGGGGACACATAAAATAAAATGGAATCCAGTAAACATATCTTCCGGGATTTACATGGTTCAAATGAAAGCAGGAGAAAAAACATTTAATCAAAAAATAACATTTATCAAATGA